ggtataagttattttttttgggattttgaatgtttcggatTCTATCGGGTATCCATTtaggttcggattcggttcagaTAATACCCATGAcccaaaataccataaaacaagatccattcagtatttatgtcgggttcgaATCGGTTCAGATTAATTTTTATCGGATTgaattcggttcgggttttcagGTTCGCTTTATTTGCAGAGCCCTACTTCTCATAAACTTTACGATCTACACTTGGATCAAATCATATTTGTTCTATtagtaaataatttaattttatatggtttGGTTTACTGCTTCATAATGTTGACCattgatttaaatttatttaaattttatcttatttctatttttttaatttatatactataataattatttgaattaaCTTTTACTGTTCCATTTAATGTACAGTTTAATACTTGACTTATGGAACGAGTTATAAGGAAACAGTTTTTGTACGAAGGTGATTTTCGTTGGTATTACTAGGAAACTTCGTGGATGATGAAAAACCGACTCTTTAACTCTTTATAAATGCAATGCAGATTGCATTGACATCGTTACATCAGCTTTCATTTTGCCTTGATATTCAATCAATCGCTGCCACAGAGAAATTTATAGCTTCTggttatttttcttgttttcggTTTAGCAACTCCAGTTTTAACAATATCAGAATCAATGGCAACACAAGTTTCTGACCATGCAAAGAAGGGCAATAGTGTGGGAGTCAAGTTTCTCCTGGAACTCCCCAAAACCCTAAGCACATCAAGCAAGAAATGGCATCAAGCATTCATCAAGATTTACAGCTCAAGAACTATCCTCAACTGCGCCAAACACACCATCCGAAAACCAGGTTTGTTTCCACGCTCCATTTCCTACACCGCCGTTGATATTGACCATCATCAAGGAGACTTCACGATCGATAAAGAAACTCAAGGAGACTTCACGATCGATAAAGAAACCCTAAACGATCTCGTGAAGAACAAGAACCAAGAGAAACTCGAGTCTCTTGGTGGTACTGATGGCTTAGTCTCAGCTCTCAAGACTAACACGCGTCTAGGGATCAACGAAGAAGCCGATGAGATTCAACGTAGGCGTTCAATGTTCGGTTCCAACACTTACACCAGACCACCATCGAAGAGTCTCATCAATTTTGTGGTGAAAGCTTTCAAAGATCTCACGATTCTCATCCTTCTCGGCTGCGCAACGCTCTCACTCGGGTTTGGGATCAAAGAGCACGGACTGAAAGAAGGATGGTACGATGGAGGAAGCATATTCGTAGCGGTTTTCTTGGTGGTAGCCGTCTCTGCGGTCAGCAACTTCAGACAGAGCAGACAGTTCGACAAACTCTCCAAAGTAAGTAGCAACATCAAGATAGATGTCGTAAGAAACGGACGTCGCCAAGAGATCTCGATTTTTGATATCGTCGTTGGAGATATCGTTTGTTTAAACATCGGAGACCAAGTTCCAGCGGATGGAGTGTTCGTTGAAGGACATTCGCTGCATGTAGACGAATCAAGCATGACCGGAGAGAGCGACCAAATCGAGGTAAACCTAAACGGAAACACATTCTTGTTCTCCGGTACTAAAATCGCTGATGGGTTTGGTAAAATGGTGGTTACTTCCGTTGGGATGAACACAGCTTGGGGACAAATGATGAGTCACATCTCCCGCGACACAACCGAACAAACTCCGTTGCAAACCCGTCTAAACAAGCTCACTTCGTCTATAGGTAAGGTCGGTTTACTCGTAGCTTTCTTGgttcttcttgttcttttaGTCCGTTATTTCACTGGAAGCACGAAAGACGAGAGCGGCAACCGCGAGTATAATGGTAAGAAGACGAAAAGCGATGAAATCGTGAACGCGGTTGTCGAAATGGTTGCGGCTGCGGTTACGATTATAGTGGTTGCGATACCTGAAGGGTTACCATTAGCTGTGACATTAACATTAGCGTATTCGATGAAGAGAATGATGAAAGATCAAGCTATGGTGAGGAAGCTATCTGCTTGTGAGACAATGGGGTCTGCTACCACTATCTGTACCGATAAAACCGGGACTTTGACGCTTAACCAAATGAAGGTAACCGAGTTCTGGTCCGGTTTAGAATCAAGAAacgcttcttcttctctgtctCGGACAGTTCTTGAATTGTTTCACCAAGGAGTTGCAATGAACACTACAGGAAGTGTGTTTAAGGCTGACTCTAACTCATCTGAGTACGAATTCTCCGGTTCTCCGACGGAGAAAGCGATATTAAGCTGGGCGGTTGAGGAGCTGAAGATGGATATGGAGGAAGTGTTGAGAGAACACGAGGTTCTTCACTTTGAAGCTTTTAACTCAGAGAAAAAGAGAAGTGGTGTACTGATCAAGAAGAGAGGAGAGATCACAGTTCACTGGAAAGGAGCTGCTGAGAAGATTCTAGCTATGTGTTGTACGTTCTACGATGGCTATGGAGTCGCGAAAGAGATTCAAGAAGACGATAAGGTTAAGTTCGAGAAGATCATTCAATCAATGGCAGCTAAGTCCCTCCGCTGCATCGCCTTTGCGTATTCAGAACGTAACGATAACAACGAGACGAAGAAGCTAAAAGAAGAGAATCTCACCTTACTTGGAATCATCGGAATCAAAGATCCGTGTCGACCAGGAGTCAAAAAAGCCGTGGAGGATTGTAAACTCGCTGGAGTAAACATCAAAATGATCACGGGAGATAATATTTTCACGGCGAGAGCAATCGCTGTAGAGTGTGGGATCTTAATACCTGAAGACGAGACGAACGAAGACGCCGTGTTAGATGGAGAAGCGTTTCGAAGCTACACTCAGCAACAACGATTAGAGAAAGTCGAAAGGATCAAAGTGATGGCGAGATCCTCACCGTTCGATAAGCTCTTGATGGTGAAATGCCTCAAAGAGCTAGGTCACGTCGTGGCGGTTACAGGCGACGGAACAAACGACGCACCGGCGTTGAAAGAAGCTGATATCGGACTCTCGATGGGGATCCAAGGCACGGAGGTGGCGAAAGAGAGCTCCGACATCGTGATCCTCGACGATAACTTCGCCTCCGTCGCGACCGTTTTGAAATGGGGGAGATGCGTTTACAACAACATCCAGAAGTTCATCCAGTTCCAGCTCACCGTCAACGTGGCGGCTCTCGTGATCAATTTCGTCGCGGCTGTTTCCGCCGGCGAAGTTCCGTTGACGGCGGTTCAGTTGCTTTGGGTGAATCTGATCATGGACACGCTCGGCGCGTTGGCTTTAGCTACAGAGAAGCCGAGTAACGATCTTATGAAGAATAAACCGGTCGGTCGAACCGGGCCTTTGATTACGAACGTCATGTGGAGGAATCTGTTGGCTCAAGCGGTTTACCAGATCGCTGTGTTGTTGGTGTTTCAGTTTCGAGGGAAGGAGGTTTTTGATGTGACGGAGAGAGTGAAGAACACTTTGATATTCAATACGTTTGTGTTGTGTCAAGTGTTTAATGAGTTTAACGCGAGGAGTCTTGAGAAGAAGAATGTGTTTGAAGGGCTACACAAGAACAGGCTCTTCGTTGGGATTATTGTGGTGACTGTGGTTTTGCAAGTTGTGATGGTTGAGTTCCTCAAGAGATTTGCTGATACTGAGATGTTGAATTGGGGTCAGTGGGGAGTTTGCGTGGCGATAGGGGCTGCGTCGTGGCCGATTGGATGGTTGGTGAAGTGTGTTCCGGTACCGGAGAAGCACTTCTTTAGCTACTTGAAATGGAAGAAGAGATCATGAGAAGCTCTTTTATGTAGAAATGGATTTGATTTGTGCATGGGATTTGAAGTAactatttgtttcttttctcctAGTATTATTTGAATAACATTGAATTCTTTAcatattgtttatatatatagtgataAATTTAGATTAAAATCTTTTTACAAGGGGTTAACATTTGAATCTGTGGCATGTTCTGATACATGAACATGGACTCTCTTCTGGAATGTAGTTAACCGGGCATATTCAAGTTGGATAGGTAAAAGTTTTCACAAGAAGACACAGACTTTTGCATCACACCATGAACCATCTTACCTTTGAAGATCTTGAAGGTGGTGTTTTAACAACGGGGAAGACATTTTTTTCGCCAGGTGTTTTCCTTGATTCTGCACTCACCGATTTCCTCTAGACTTTTCAATGTCACGAAATAGCCAAGACCTTGGTAAAAGCATCTATTAGGCAGATGAGAATAGCCTTATGGCTCATCATGAGCCCGTTTGGATTCACCTCATCAGCTGGAATCAAGATTTGACTTTGATGAACATTTTTCAGCTTCTAACTGGGAAAGATTCAGTTACAAATCACGAGAGTTGTTGCACTATTGTCACATGACTAGGaagggaaaaagaaaaagagatcaTTGGGCAAATAAAAGGGCAAATTAACATCTCAAAGGTGGTTTATTTCTAAGAGAATCTGAGTCAGATGTCGTAATCACATTTTGATTCAAGATTGTGCATTCTACAGTAGCAAGTTACCAGTTGTACCtctttacataaaatatttaccaaaatgaTCAACTTCAGGTTTTCTTTCAGACATTTCAGCAAAGAGTTTGCATTCATGTAAACATGCAAGTGCTACTCCACAACTTTGAAAAGTTGCATAGAAATAGCAAAACTGCTTCttgtttgttttcatataaACACAATCGTTTCATATGGTACAAGTTTTCACCAGACGGTGGTTTGATCAAATATTACAGCTTTCCTAAAGGAAAAACAGtcttttatgtaatttattttgaaaaaaaaaggtcCGGCCAGATTGTTTATATATAGGCTTCTCCTATACAACTGTTGCCTCAAGGTCCACAACACAAAGCAGATACAGTTTGAAACGAATCATAGACAGTTTCTTTGTCTCTGTCTTTGTCTTAGGCCGGAACCGGTAGTTTACCTGCTTGAGTCAAGCTGTCATAGTAATCAACAAGAACTTGCCATCCACCTGGGCACATGAATCCATCTGGAGGGTTTTCTTTGTTCTTGGCCAATGTGCGCATCTGAGAGAATGATTTTATAAGTAAACCATGAAAAATGTAACAATGTAAGGTTAGTGTTGGGAAGTAGTGAATTTACCTTAGTGCCGGAGATGAACAAGAAATCTTGAGGCCTCGAGGGATCAAAGAAAGCCATTTTGCCTTGTGTCTTGTCATATGCAGCAACCTGACATAGAAACCAATAAATCAGATCTCCCAACACTcccaaaaaatacaaaaaagtgTGGAACTTTTGAATTGGGTTTTCATGTACCCTGAAAGGAAGGATATTGAGTCTTTCAAGTCCAGGGGCCATGCTTAGTACTTTCTTTCCATGATCAGCATCGTAGAGATCACGTTTTTCAACTGGGTGACCCATCCCGGCTGGATCACGACCCACAATGTAAAAGTTTGCACCGGCATTGATTCTCGCCTTTGCGTGCCACTGCACTTCGGTTGGACCAGCATAATGCATAGGAGACGGGAATATCGAAACTACTGTAGTCTCTGGATCAAGAACACCGTCCTCTAGCACCTGTATTTAGAATTATAACACATTTAGCATTTCAACAAAACAGCAAATGTTGTTTCTCTCAACACAGTCAATAATACCTTCTCGTGCTGCTTCATCCTCCAACTTAGAGGAACATCATCAGCCTTTGTGTACCCTCCTAACGGATGAAGCAAAAGAATAGGGTTTTTGTATCCCATCTCAAGAAGTCTCCTCCGAGTATCGGTCATAAGAAGTGCATGACCGTTGTGAACTGGGTTCCTAAGCTGGAAAGCAAAGACAGCATCCGCGCCACGCTTCTCCAGCTCCTTGCGAAGCTCAGCAGGGGAAAGCCTAAAACGGTCAAGCCCATCATTGTACTTGACTGGCTCAAGAACCTCAAGGTCACCCCCAATCAGCCAGTTTCCAGCGTTAGTAATGGCTTCTTCTACGTAAGGCAAGCCTGGAGCCGTCGTACCCCAAGTTCTTGCTATTCTCTCTTCCTTGGGATGTTTGTAAATCTCAATGctgatcaaacaaacaaaaaagcaagATTCAGGAACGAATATATAACTTCAATCATTAAATCTATAAAATCGACTAAACTCAGTACAAGAAAATAGGATTTGAAGAGACATGAGATCCAAAATGTATGTACTGACAAAAGAACTGTATAACCTAAGGGTAATCAATCATATGTAACTTTTGAGCTTACAGTATTCAGCTTTAGTGTCTCTATCAAATGAGTGACAGATAAAGGGGCGTATCAGATCTATAAAGCCTACTTCAATCATGAATCTATAACTCAGTAGAGACATAAGATCCAAAACGTATCTACTGACAAAAGAACTGTATAACCTAAGTTTGATTCGTCAAACTTATGCAACTTTTGAGCTAACAGTGGTGCATTTCAGCAATTCACAGATCTATATTGTTTGGAACTGAACTTTACTAAACAACTTGCTCATAGATAAGTTATGACTGAGGCTTACTCGCTGAGGATAGCGACGGGGTTACCATCGGAACCAACAAGCGCGACGCGTTTGGACTCGCCGATACTAGCCTTCTGCTCGTCGTCAATAGCGAGGACGATAGGCACAGACATGTTGACGACGGATCCGTCGTCAAGACGAAGCGAGTTGAAATGAAGAGTTTGGAGGAACTCGGATTCTCTCATGAAGCCTCCGAGCGGACTTGCCCAGCCTTCGCTCAGCACGTGCATCCACTGCACGTCGATCGACGTGAGCTCCACGCGGGGCAGCTCCGCCGCCTCGTGCTTCTTCTCCCGCCGTCGTGGCTCAGACACCACGAGCTCCACGAGCTTCCCGCCGTCGGGAGAGATGAGTCCGGCGCGGATTACTCCGCCGCGACGGTGCGATTTCGAGGGGAAAGAAACGGTTGCAGCGGAGAAGGGGAGATCGGAGGATGGAGATTTGGAGAGAGGCTGAGAGAGGAAAGGGGATTTGCTGAGGACGGCAGACATGGAAGCCATCGaaggttctctctctctctcaggctTTCGAGTTGAGATTTGAGAGAAAATGTTTGTTACCAAATTCAATTGGAAATGAAATTTGGTTCTTGTGGAGCTTTTTATAGACTTGAGAGTAAACAAGGACCGTTTATGTACCTGGactgtaattatattaattagtattataatcaatattaaaagagaaacactttagatacccaatttttttttgtcataaatatggcccaaaatgttttattaaataagtaaatatacatttataccctgaaaattaattaatgaactttaggatttagagttaaaagTTGGCATTTTCGGGtggggtttaaaatttaaaatattaaattttttaaagctagtttcaaaaagcattttctaatttttttaaaaaatgaagaaaataaaaacaaatttgaaaaaaaaattcaaaattttttttaataaaaaattaaaatttgaaaacatataattcaaaattattatttttatatatataaagcaagagatagaaaaatcttttggctctttaatgaaatctatcttagtgatttttttaatgtttttttttgtgagaaattttttaaaaaaaaaatctgcttGGAAGAATTGCcaatattaaaattcaaaatattagataAACGCCATATACatgtataaatttatttattttttcttacgaaaataaactaagtcgtatattcatataattatatcatGTGATAAAatcttgcaagactccaaaaattttggttttgcTCATTAATTGATTGTCACAATAAAAACTTAGAAATTTTATTACATATTCATTAATGTGTTCTATATCAAAAATTGTGATTCAGATTTCGAACATATAACTTAGTTATCTAAACATTTATACatattaacagaaaatattacaaaaaatatttgatataatgTAGATACTAAATAGAACCACTGACACCAAATTTCATACATTGTTAAGTATAAGTACCTTTGAAGTCATCAACCGTGAATCCATAAAATCTCTaaataataagttttataattgaaaaattgtaaatcaatactaaaataattatctttttttgtagaaagggttttcaattttttttatcagtatTCATTTTTAGTAAACCAAACATAacatgagaaaagaaaaacacatttgTTCCGTAATTTCCAAGTGTGTCCACATGGTAGATAATGCGATTCTTTCATATTCCTATTCCAAGGGAAAGTCCAAAAAAAACATCCACATAACTGACACAGTAGATGTATTTTAAGGCTAATTACAGTATTAATACTTTTTGTTgtttatgaaataaataaaatttaattaaaggTTAGGAAAGGTGAGGTCAGTGTGTGGACCGATGCTACTGTTGAATATATCCAAGAATACGGTCAGGTTCGACCATCAATTTGCTTATGACAAAAACCACTTGCTAATAGAATATTTACACCACTCGGACTGCCACCTCACATCACGAATATTTGTTTCCCTTTGTAaaactttttcatttttaaaaatcgaaTGAATGGAaatcatgaaataaaatatatcgACCGCAGAAATTAAACTATGCATGGTCCATTTGTTCACGTTGGTGAATTTTATTTCTTGAGGTTTCATTGTTCATGAATGATTGACGATTTATGGAATATGGAACCTTATATATGTAGTTTATAAACTCACAATCATGTCATCACTGTATTGATTATGAAACTACATACTTCAAGAACTTTTATAATCTATTCGACATTAAAACAGTTCTTCAGTTTCAGAATTGGCTTTCTATCCGTAAACCACATTATGTACAGTGATGACATGTTTGTAAGTTACAACATGCAATGAATGAGAAAATCACTACAGTACAGCTTTCTTCAAAAACCTGTGTTTCTCCGTCGCTTCATCCTTGTGTACATCGACAACAAAATAAAACGTGTTCCACTAAACTGATTTTCATACTACTTCTACATCATTGTAAacgtttatttttattttttgtttccttgttttcaaaaagtttaatgACACTGCGGGTAACTTTGATTTAGTGACTAAAACTCTTACATTATCAATAAGGATTCAAAATTTACAAGTGCAAATCCTGTTGAGAAGGatttatttaaataagaaaataatttaacatattttgaaCCTCATCCTAAGAAAATATAGGACCTACAGAATAAAGTCTAGTCGTTAGAAAAATTGTGTAGGCAGCAGATTGGATCAATATTGAATAACTGGGTCACAGGAAACAGAATAGACGCAGTACATGTTCATCCCGTTCATCTtataaaaaagatttaaatttGGCCGACTGATTGATTACTGATTATAAAGctcatcagttttttttttttttttttttttttttttttttaaagctcaTCAGTTTTGACCAGACTAATCTTTGAATCGAAGCTGCCCCGAAATTGTGTAATTTTCTTCATATGTCAACTTTCTTATAGACAATGAGGCGCACGTGGATGCATTTGACTAATTGATTTATTCGTAAAACTAAAGGTAGCTAAAGAGTTGGATAATGTAACGGTTGATCAGTTTCTTGGTGGCTGGGATCCCCACATTCAACATgtgttaaataaaacattcttgATCGACCTACCTGATTTTCTCTCACAATTATCAGCCCCTGATTAAATAAATACTCTTCTCTTTCTGTTTCacgaaaaatattgttttgacgCATTTTTCTCATCACACAAATATATGATCATTTTAAATATCAAtacaacttatattattttcaacTTAATATTAACTACAAAATGTATgaatcttataaataattttatttatcttaaatattattaactaaatatgTGTAATATAGGGCTCAGCAAATAAACCAAATCTGAAACCCCGAACCTAATCCGTTCTGATAAAAATGaattcgaaccgaaccgaacccgccaTAAATACCGAATagatcttgttttatggtatttcggaTTATGAATattaaccgaaccgaacctaaatggatatccgagaGAATCTAAAACATTCAGAATCCTAAAAAagaacttgtaccaaacatgatctcaattcctaatatgcaaccaaaatacaataagatattattgaatatttaaaataattatctattacacAAAGGTTGAtggttctattacatgaagtttgatggttgaaggtggcggttgaagcttgaaatttttagattttggttttgttttcattcaatagtgtttctcatttcatgagaactttgTTTTCGTTTTAcctttcgtttgattttgaatgaaaaCGTTTGATTTTCCtatcttatttttgaattgatTTTAGTTATGTTTCAGTTACAAAATAGATACAAATCATGTTCTataaaaccgaagaaccgatttttcttatgtttttgttacaaagtaggtacaaatcaggtacttttaaatcgaagaaccgattgggacccacCCAAAGGTACATTAGGTTGTActggttctttgaagatttattaACCCCGACCGGAATCCGATAGAACCCAAACCGGTTCCAAACCGAACTTTCATGTAACCCGAATagagctgattttgataaactcGAAAAACCAAAATCCGATTAGACCAAAGCAAAACCCGATTGGGATCCTGGATGCCCATGCCTAATGTAATCAATACATTTCttaattactattttttcattaaaatagtAATATAGTAATAAAAAGAGCGAATTGCATGAAAATTAGTCAATAACTATGAAATTTGCATAATTTGCATATATGGAAAATGATGAGAAGTCATGTTGAGGCCCAAATCGTAAAGGAGTAAAAAGACACACTTAACTTTATTGCTATTTGCACAAAAAAccctaatatttatttatttatcgaatatatttatttatatcttttatctttctttctcgGATGATTATGTTCATCAGACCTACAGAAATCGCCGTCAccaccgaaaaaaaaaaaaaaattcatttttgctCAGCATGTACTCATCCTTTATTTTCCCaaatcatttcaatttttttttgtctggttAACTTTCTTTCGTTTTTTGTGTTATCTTTATCTTTATAAAACTGAAACCATATTTGATTCGATGAAAACGAGAAACAAGGAAGTAAAGGGATAGAGGAGCTGGAAAACCAAAAAGTTTGATGATAGTAATGGTATGATAAATTGTTTTGTTGTGTTGGTTAAGTGAGTTGGTGTGGAATTAACTCATGATGAGTTGACTCAATTTATTAGAAATTTTTGAAGTTCGTATATTTTAGATTGTTATCCctagaaacattacaacattgttttgtacCCACGTGTCACCATAAGAATGAAATTCAAAAttcttagagaaatatgttggtctatcttaacttatattatactttttattaaactaactattaatttgataaaataatattctcgcactttccttaaataaaagtttcggaattacctaatatcgTTAAGGTATATATgagaattaatgattatgaataataaatatttgataataatgcTTGTATCTtaattctttttgtttaattttatattattaaaagatattaaacaaccatattaaccatataatataaatttttttttcttatatgttatattttgaattttttaaacgactataaattactaaaaacgttaaatgtctcacactaaaattttgtgatcaatggtttaacttttttttttggtaataacaagatacaaatgatcataaattgtATGAATCTGAAGTCTCATCTACTAGACATTCATAAcatggaaaaatattttaaatatgataatttctaaatttgtattgaaaaagtattgaaaacttaatatttaaattttgcattaaaaaaatcgtacattagaaattttgtgtttatcacatgagtatgaattctcaataagaaatatttatattaaataaattatatatctatgttcatatcattgaaatttagttatataccatataaaataaataaaatgattgttttgatttatttactaaaaaaatatcataaataaacaagatgtattgtttcgatttatttgtttaaactaatttaattatatacataatataatacgtaaatgaatacaaataaaaaataatagataaaa
This region of Brassica napus cultivar Da-Ae chromosome C5, Da-Ae, whole genome shotgun sequence genomic DNA includes:
- the LOC106357711 gene encoding putative calcium-transporting ATPase 13, plasma membrane-type yields the protein MATQVSDHAKKGNSVGVKFLLELPKTLSTSSKKWHQAFIKIYSSRTILNCAKHTIRKPGLFPRSISYTAVDIDHHQGDFTIDKETQGDFTIDKETLNDLVKNKNQEKLESLGGTDGLVSALKTNTRLGINEEADEIQRRRSMFGSNTYTRPPSKSLINFVVKAFKDLTILILLGCATLSLGFGIKEHGLKEGWYDGGSIFVAVFLVVAVSAVSNFRQSRQFDKLSKVSSNIKIDVVRNGRRQEISIFDIVVGDIVCLNIGDQVPADGVFVEGHSLHVDESSMTGESDQIEVNLNGNTFLFSGTKIADGFGKMVVTSVGMNTAWGQMMSHISRDTTEQTPLQTRLNKLTSSIGKVGLLVAFLVLLVLLVRYFTGSTKDESGNREYNGKKTKSDEIVNAVVEMVAAAVTIIVVAIPEGLPLAVTLTLAYSMKRMMKDQAMVRKLSACETMGSATTICTDKTGTLTLNQMKVTEFWSGLESRNASSSLSRTVLELFHQGVAMNTTGSVFKADSNSSEYEFSGSPTEKAILSWAVEELKMDMEEVLREHEVLHFEAFNSEKKRSGVLIKKRGEITVHWKGAAEKILAMCCTFYDGYGVAKEIQEDDKVKFEKIIQSMAAKSLRCIAFAYSERNDNNETKKLKEENLTLLGIIGIKDPCRPGVKKAVEDCKLAGVNIKMITGDNIFTARAIAVECGILIPEDETNEDAVLDGEAFRSYTQQQRLEKVERIKVMARSSPFDKLLMVKCLKELGHVVAVTGDGTNDAPALKEADIGLSMGIQGTEVAKESSDIVILDDNFASVATVLKWGRCVYNNIQKFIQFQLTVNVAALVINFVAAVSAGEVPLTAVQLLWVNLIMDTLGALALATEKPSNDLMKNKPVGRTGPLITNVMWRNLLAQAVYQIAVLLVFQFRGKEVFDVTERVKNTLIFNTFVLCQVFNEFNARSLEKKNVFEGLHKNRLFVGIIVVTVVLQVVMVEFLKRFADTEMLNWGQWGVCVAIGAASWPIGWLVKCVPVPEKHFFSYLKWKKRS
- the LOC106357712 gene encoding ATP sulfurylase 1, chloroplastic-like isoform X2, whose product is MASMSAVLSKSPFLSQPLSKSPSSDLPFSAATVSFPSKSHRRGGVIRAGLISPDGGKLVELVVSEPRRREKKHEAAELPRVELTSIDVQWMHVLSEGWASPLGGFMRESEFLQTLHFNSLRLDDGSVVNMSVPIVLAIDDEQKASIGESKRVALVGSDGNPVAILSDIEIYKHPKEERIARTWGTTAPGLPYVEEAITNAGNWLIGGDLEVLEPVKYNDGLDRFRLSPAELRKELEKRGADAVFAFQLRNPVHNGHALLMTDTRRRLLEMGYKNPILLLHPLGGYTKADDVPLSWRMKQHEKVLEDGVLDPETTVVSIFPSPMHYAGPTEVQWHAKARINAGANFYIVGRDPAGMGHPVEKRDLYDADHGKKVLSMAPGLERLNILPFRVAAYDKTQGKMAFFDPSRPQDFLFISGTKMRTLAKNKENPPDGFMCPGGWQVLVDYYDSLTQAGKLPVPA
- the LOC106357712 gene encoding ATP sulfurylase 1, chloroplastic-like isoform X1, translated to MASMSAVLSKSPFLSQPLSKSPSSDLPFSAATVSFPSKSHRRGGVIRAGLISPDGGKLVELVVSEPRRREKKHEAAELPRVELTSIDVQWMHVLSEGWASPLGGFMRESEFLQTLHFNSLRLDDGSVVNMSVPIVLAIDDEQKASIGESKRVALVGSDGNPVAILSDIEIYKHPKEERIARTWGTTAPGLPYVEEAITNAGNWLIGGDLEVLEPVKYNDGLDRFRLSPAELRKELEKRGADAVFAFQLRNPVHNGHALLMTDTRRRLLEMGYKNPILLLHPLGGYTKADDVPLSWRMKQHEKVLEDGVLDPETTVVSIFPSPMHYAGPTEVQWHAKARINAGANFYIVGRDPAGMGHPVEKRDLYDADHGKKVLSMAPGLERLNILPFRVAAYDKTQGKMAFFDPSRPQDFLFISGTKVNSLLPNTNLTLLHFSWFTYKIILSDAHIGQEQRKPSRWIHVPRWMASSC